A single region of the Pogoniulus pusillus isolate bPogPus1 chromosome 44, bPogPus1.pri, whole genome shotgun sequence genome encodes:
- the LOC135192797 gene encoding zinc finger protein 628-like — translation MAGVTPSPVVPVGSRAGPSPPGSAEQPYCCRECGKAFRWSSRLAHHQRSHTGERPYKCPECPKAFKGSSALLYHQRGHTGERPYACPQCPKAFKRSSLLQTHQRVHTGLRAFQCAHCGLTFKWASHYQYHLRQHTGERPYRCPACPKAFKNSSSLRRHRHTHTGERPHACPVCGKAFAQATNLRQHQRVHTGERPYACPQCGKAFTHSSNLLLHRRTHTTATATAQPHECPTCAKAFVSDTCLQKHLQTHAAAAAAAAAATAVPPLLPPPTAAAPKVLWRCSSCPLSFASEELLLSHQSSHSVAAAAAVAATPSSASPHRCPTCGKTFKNGSGLARHRHGHAAERPFKCSLCPKTFAQQAGLLGHQRSHPTATAAVLPHAAPEPTHLAATSQPAPERPYRCTECGKAFKGSSGLRYHMRDHTGERPYACPQCPKAFKRSSLLQIHQRVHTGLRAFQCAHCGLTFKWASHYQYHLRQHTGERPYRCPDCPKAFKNTSCLRRHRQLHTGERPHACPVCGKAFAQTSNLRQHQRVHTGERPYACPQCGKAFTHSSNLQLHRRTHSATRPYRCSLCPKAFVMASYLQRHLRTHTPAASRGTPARPVPPPPAAIATTAAATEGQTFLLVQTPQGLQLIPSPPAPPPQQKLLLLPTPTAEPSAFTLLPTEGPTPCLGKGPQVPPAAGQSILVVSGTGQVLPGVQLQAVAGASAGTSLIVLRGGIGGVVPPRGPQPPEVQLQAAEVTNVQLQALPQPLEVTNIQLQALPQPSEVTNIQLQALPQPLDVSNIQLQATEVTNIQLQALPQPSEVSSIHLEATEEADVHLEATEVPSIHLEATEVPRIHLQATEVADVHLEPAEVSSIHAEATEVADVQLEATEVPSVHLEATEVGDVHLEATEVGDVHLEATEVPSVHLEASEMSEVLLQATEVPDVHLRSAAVPNVCLRSAAVPSTQLQPSAGADVHLQTTTAVPSAQLQPSAGADVHLQTTTAVPSAQLQPPEVADVHFQTTAAVPSAHLQPPAVADVHLQTTAKGPDLQLQAVELPSIHLQCPSPAVLLLRGAEGTPAHLCLQALAQLPPPGAPQILLVQGEVVPGGSSGGQPHTPARGVSGGGSGGGGAESGPPAPELPTVPLVHTF, via the coding sequence ATGGCAGGAGTGACGCCGTCCCCGGTGGTGCCCGTGGGCTCCCGAGCCGGGCCGAGCCCCCCAGGCAGCGCCGAGCAACCTTACTGCTGCCGCGAGTGCGGCAAAGCCTTCCGCTGGTCCTCGCGCCTGGCGCACCACCAGCGCAGCCACACGGGCGAGCGCCCCTACAAGTGCCCCGAGTGCCCCAAGGCCTTCAAGGGCTCCTCCGCCCTCCTCTACCACCAGCGCGGGCACACGGGCGAGCGGCCCTACGCCTGCCCGCAGTGCCCCAAGGCCTTCAAGcgctcctccctgctgcagacCCACCAGCGGGTGCACACGGGGCTGCGCGCCTTCCAGTGCGCCCACTGCGGCCTCACCTTCAAGTGGGCCTCGCACTACCAGTACCACCTGCGCCAGCACACGGGCGAGCGGCCCTACCGCTGCCCCGCCTGCCCCAAGGCCTTCAAGAACTCCTCCAGCCTACGCCGCCACCGCCACACCCACACAGGCGAGCGGCCCCATGCCTGCCCCGTCTGCGGCAAGGCCTTCGCCCAGGCCACCAATCTGCGGCAGCACCAGCGGGTGCACACGGGCGAGCGGCCCTATGCCTGCCCGCAGTGCGGCAAGGCCTTCACCCactcctccaacctgctcctGCACCGCCGCACCCACACCACTGCCACcgccactgcccagccccatgaGTGCCCAACCTGCGCCAAGGCCTTTGTGTCCGACACCTGCCTGCAGAAGCACCTCCAgacccatgctgctgctgctgctgctgctgctgctgccactgcagtgcCACCGCTGCTGCCACCACCCACCGCGGCAGCACCCAAAGtgctctggaggtgctccagctgccCACTGAGCTTTGCCAGCGAGGAGTTGCTGCTGAGCCATCAGAGCAGCCActcggtggcagcagcagcagcggtggCAGCgactccctcctcagcctcccctcaccgCTGCCCTACCTGCGGCAAGACCTTCAAGAACGGTTCTGGGCTGGCACGGCACCGGCACGGCCACGCTGCTGAGCGGCCCTTCAAGTGCTCCCTCTGCCCCAAGACCTTTgcgcagcaggcagggctgctgggccaCCAACGCAGCCACCCCACGGCCACCGCTGCCGTCCTGCCCCACGCTGCCCCCGAGCCTACTCACCTGGCGGCCACCTCGCAACCGGCACCGGAGCGCCCCTACCGGTGCACTGAGTGTGGCAAAGCCTTCAAGGGTTCCTCAGGGCTGCGCTACCACATGCGGGACCACACGGGCGAGCGGCCCTACGCCTGCCCACAGTGCCCCAAGGCCTTCAAGcgctcctccctgctgcagatcCACCAGCGGGTGCACACGGGGCTGCGCGCCTTCCAGTGCGCCCACTGCGGCCTCACCTTCAAGTGGGCCTCGCACTACCAGTACCACCTGCGCCAGCACACGGGCGAGCGGCCCTACCGCTGCCCCGACTGCCCCAAGGCCTTCAAGAACACCTCCTGCCTGCGCCGCCACCGCCAGCTGCACACGGGCGAGCGGCCCCACGCCTGCCCCGTCTGCGGCAAGGCCTTCGCCCAGACCTCCAACCTGCGGCAGCACCAGCGGGTGCACACGGGCGAGCGGCCCTACGCCTGCCCGCAGTGCGGCAAGGCCTTCACCCACTCCTCCAACCTGCAGCTCCACCGCCGCACCCACTCCGCCACCCGCCCCTACCGCTGCTCGCTCTGCCCCAAGGCCTTCGTCATGGCCTCCTACCTCCAGCGCCACCTCCGCACCCACACCCCCGCTGCCTCCCGTGGGACCCCTGCCCGGCCTGTTCCGCCTCCTCCTGCCGCCattgccaccactgctgccgcCACCGAAGGCCAAACCTTCCTGCTGGTGCAGACCCCCCAGGGCCTGCAGCTCATCCCCAGCCCTCCGgccccacccccccagcagaagctcctgctgctgcccacccccacGGCAGAGCCCTCAGCCTTCACCCTGCTTCCCACTGAGGGGCCCACGCCCTGCTTGGGCAAGGGTCCCCAGGTGCCCCCTGCCGCCGGGCAGAGCATCCTGGTGGTGTcaggcacagggcaggtgcTGCCGGGggtccagctgcaggcagtggcaggggccTCGGCAGGGACCAGCCTCATCGTCCTGAGGGGTGGCATTGGTGGCGTCGTGCCCCCGCGGGGACCGCAGCCCCCCGAGGTCCAGCTGCAGGCCGCTGAGGTGACCAACGTCCAGCTGCAGGCCTTGCCCCAGCCCTTGGAGGTGACCAACATCCAGCTGcaggccctgccccagccctccgAGGTCACCAACATCCAGCTGcaggccctgccccagcccttggATGTCTCCAACATCCAGCTGCAGGCCACTGAGGTCACCAACATCCAGCTGcaggccctgccacagcctTCAGAGGTCTCCAGCATCCACCTGGAGGCCACAGAGGAGGCAGATGTCCACCTGGAGGCCACAGAGGTGCCCAGCATCCATCTGGAGGCCACAGAAGTGCCCAGGATTCATCTTCAGGccacagaggtggcagatgtCCACCTGGAGCCTGCAGAGGTGTCCAGCATCCACGCTGAGGccacagaggtggcagatgtCCAGCTCGAAGCAACAGAGGTGCCCAGCGTCCATCTGGAGGCCacagaggtgggagatgtccacctggaggccacagaggtgggagatgtccatCTGGAGGCCACGGAGGTGCCCAGCGTCCATCTAGAGGCATCGGAGATGTCAGAAGTCCTCCTGCAGGCCACAGAGGTCCCAGATGTGCACCTCCGGAGCGCTGCAGTGCCCAACGTCTGCCTGcggagtgctgcagtgcccagcacacagctgcagccctcagcgGGGGCAGATGTTCACCTGCAGACCACCACTgcagtgcccagtgcccagctgcagccctcagcgGGGGCAGATGTTCACCTGCAGACCACCACTgcagtgcccagtgcccagctgcagcccccagagGTGGCAGATGTTCACTTCCAGaccactgctgcagtgcccagtgcccatctgcagcccccagcagtggCAGATGTTCACCTGCAGACCACTGCCAAGGGCCCtgacctccagctgcaggccgtggagctccccagcatccACCTCCAGTGTccatctccagctgtgctgctgctgcggggggCCGAGGGGACCCCTGcccacctctgcctgcaggcCCTGGCCCAGCTGCCCCCCCCCGGCGCCCCTCAGATCCTCCTGGTGCAGGGCGAGGTGGTGCCGGGGGGCAGCAGCGGGGGGCAGCCCCACACCCCTGCCCGGGGGGTGAGCGGAGGTGGcagcggtggggggggagcaGAGTCGGGCCCCCCTGCCCCGGAGCTGCCCACGGTGCCGCTGGTTCACACCTTCTGA